From the genome of Fusobacterium perfoetens, one region includes:
- a CDS encoding helix-turn-helix domain-containing protein, producing the protein MNTDNITTFKKRFLFLFDDLDIDKYRHLKDERLKREREEKIKREKAIKRREKRRLKLMQIAQDMDKEIKLYLLKVSPPRDDFEEMLLEKLKKELGTITSVKEVSMFLKISRSYIYQAIDNGEILTLQKGKRKFIITEGLLPFLRN; encoded by the coding sequence ATGAATACTGATAATATTACAACCTTTAAAAAAAGGTTCTTATTTCTTTTTGACGATTTAGATATTGATAAATACAGGCATTTAAAAGATGAAAGACTTAAAAGGGAAAGGGAAGAAAAAATTAAAAGGGAAAAAGCTATAAAACGGCGTGAAAAAAGGAGGCTTAAACTTATGCAGATTGCTCAGGATATGGATAAAGAAATAAAGCTATATCTTCTTAAGGTGTCTCCTCCAAGAGATGACTTTGAAGAAATGCTTCTTGAAAAATTAAAAAAAGAACTGGGAACAATAACTTCTGTAAAAGAAGTTTCCATGTTTCTTAAAATAAGCAGAAGTTATATTTATCAGGCAATAGATAACGGGGAAATTCTTACTTTGCAAAAAGGAAAAAGAAAATTTATTATAACAGAAGGGCTTCTTCCCTTCTTAAGAAATTAA
- a CDS encoding autotransporter domain-containing protein, with protein MGKNYVENSLKRFLKRKVKITMGVVVSFLITGMVSFGAADKTVEITLENGEIKINQEIGILDKNNNTWTTDDIINVQDGNGIQITGENENFNIINNGSIFGNTENNTLLGNGIAIGYKGEEEVKTNIGVITNTGIISGEGLGEGSRNFSGNGIINVGGIIKEITNTGIISGNFSGNFLGNPSETYIGNGIINVGGIIKEITNTGIISGNSPFLGSGFGIYNDGTIEKIENSGLILGEAEGSGIYNPERKTIKEILNTGIILGEGSGEGSGNGFAKDPHTEEVSVENYGIISGSSKVGDRSGNGMITVSSINLLNEGIILGNKNSGEMSGNGLISIADDDKMVSVKNYGIIAGSNKAIEGVDESKITNYGLLISGDKIEAGDGGIHDGKEIINGVESDKTTARVVTSTELADKNKNENLIINVVGKEGTAFNIDSELTLSDSTINGYKNAVTLTGKDFTGNNVIVNAGENAFTGSTSKDTITLTGESIINGKIDLGAGEDELTINNTVQINKDLDGGADSDTLTFNSSSADNMNVLHNISNFENINVDSNITLFENIKISGAEKITIEDKGTLTLRVDGTKKDSDGKIIGHALHGNDGTIITSISPDKNGKLNINFIGGQNEEIISFGSNKLENVTVDFTNPLYMTKETSDKDSTSEIQVSVAENLDDFIGGSKQDTGDIDTITYEKLNKIYESMHSVDGLLPSEFAGLTDEKVGEFLKYLHDIFAENPYAYSSELSRKTMSMMKNLADRDLKPDYKEWAIYGGFTHVDGGTKDTFYGRGYYTYDVGSHTDHADTKINGGYFKAEYGKEKDLTTGIIFGGNNSETEIGASKVEGDSFYFGAYAKKYLNNFRFTLGAGFQHGDYKGDRTALGYGVTDTRKYSENYHDRGFNIYGNTKYSKELGNNFFFEPSVTLEYSYVDQDGVKEYGVLAIETDSKTFDYLSGTVNLDLRKNITSDTLTHSFISGVSYERMLSGYDSEYITGRIIGREKLGKDFDILVPEKEKDTLSLNLRYELETEKGLMFDVKGSYRFEHDNNDDEWIIGTGIGYKF; from the coding sequence ATGGGTAAAAATTATGTAGAAAATTCACTTAAGAGATTTCTTAAAAGAAAAGTAAAAATCACAATGGGGGTTGTGGTTTCTTTTTTAATTACTGGAATGGTTTCATTTGGAGCTGCTGATAAAACAGTTGAAATCACACTTGAAAATGGAGAGATTAAAATAAACCAAGAGATAGGTATTCTTGATAAGAATAATAATACTTGGACTACTGATGATATTATTAATGTCCAAGATGGAAATGGAATTCAAATAACAGGGGAAAATGAAAACTTTAATATTATCAATAATGGAAGTATTTTTGGAAATACTGAAAATAATACTTTATTAGGAAATGGAATTGCGATTGGTTATAAAGGGGAAGAAGAGGTTAAAACAAACATAGGAGTAATAACTAATACAGGGATAATTTCAGGAGAAGGTTTAGGAGAAGGTTCAAGAAATTTTTCAGGAAATGGAATAATAAATGTTGGTGGAATAATAAAAGAAATAACTAATACAGGGATAATCTCAGGAAATTTTTCAGGAAATTTTTTAGGAAATCCTTCAGAAACATATATAGGAAATGGAATAATAAATGTTGGTGGAATAATAAAAGAAATAACTAATACAGGGATAATCTCAGGAAATTCTCCATTTCTTGGTTCAGGATTCGGAATTTATAATGATGGAACAATAGAAAAAATAGAAAATAGTGGTTTAATTTTAGGAGAAGCTGAGGGAAGTGGAATTTACAATCCAGAAAGAAAAACAATAAAAGAGATATTAAATACAGGAATAATCTTAGGGGAAGGTTCAGGAGAAGGTTCAGGAAATGGATTTGCAAAGGATCCCCATACAGAAGAAGTATCAGTAGAAAATTATGGTATAATATCCGGAAGTAGTAAAGTTGGAGATAGGTCAGGAAATGGAATGATCACTGTAAGTTCAATTAATCTATTAAATGAAGGCATAATTTTAGGAAATAAAAATTCAGGTGAAATGTCAGGGAATGGATTAATATCTATAGCTGATGATGATAAAATGGTATCAGTAAAAAATTATGGTATAATAGCTGGAAGTAATAAAGCTATTGAAGGTGTTGATGAAAGCAAAATAACAAACTATGGTTTATTAATAAGTGGAGATAAAATTGAAGCAGGAGATGGAGGAATACACGACGGAAAAGAAATTATAAATGGTGTTGAATCTGATAAAACTACTGCTAGAGTTGTTACATCAACAGAACTTGCTGATAAAAATAAAAATGAAAACCTTATTATTAATGTTGTTGGAAAAGAAGGTACAGCTTTTAATATAGACAGTGAACTTACACTTTCTGATAGTACAATAAATGGTTATAAAAATGCAGTAACTCTTACTGGAAAAGATTTCACTGGAAATAATGTTATAGTAAATGCAGGAGAAAATGCTTTTACTGGAAGTACTTCAAAAGATACTATTACTCTTACAGGAGAATCAATAATAAATGGTAAAATTGATTTAGGAGCTGGAGAAGATGAGCTTACTATAAATAATACTGTTCAAATTAATAAAGACCTTGATGGCGGAGCAGATAGTGATACACTTACATTTAATTCATCTTCTGCTGATAATATGAATGTTCTTCATAATATTTCAAACTTTGAAAATATTAATGTAGACAGTAATATAACTTTATTTGAAAATATAAAAATTTCAGGAGCAGAAAAAATAACAATAGAAGATAAAGGAACTCTTACTTTAAGAGTTGATGGAACTAAAAAAGATTCTGATGGAAAAATTATAGGTCATGCTCTTCATGGAAATGACGGAACAATTATAACTTCTATTTCTCCTGATAAAAATGGAAAATTAAATATTAATTTTATTGGTGGACAAAATGAAGAGATTATCTCTTTTGGAAGTAATAAATTAGAAAATGTAACAGTTGATTTTACTAATCCATTATATATGACAAAAGAAACAAGTGATAAAGATTCAACATCTGAAATACAAGTAAGTGTAGCAGAAAATTTAGATGATTTCATTGGAGGAAGTAAACAAGATACAGGGGATATAGATACAATTACTTATGAAAAATTAAATAAAATTTATGAAAGTATGCATTCTGTAGATGGACTTCTTCCAAGTGAATTTGCAGGACTTACAGATGAAAAAGTAGGAGAGTTTTTAAAATATCTTCACGATATTTTTGCAGAAAACCCTTATGCTTATTCATCTGAACTTTCAAGAAAAACTATGAGCATGATGAAAAATCTTGCTGACAGAGATTTAAAACCTGATTATAAAGAGTGGGCAATCTACGGAGGATTCACTCATGTTGACGGTGGAACAAAAGATACTTTCTATGGAAGAGGATACTACACTTATGATGTAGGCTCTCATACTGACCATGCTGATACAAAAATAAATGGTGGATACTTTAAAGCTGAATATGGAAAAGAAAAAGATTTAACTACAGGTATAATCTTCGGTGGAAATAACTCTGAAACAGAAATTGGTGCTTCAAAAGTTGAAGGAGATTCTTTCTACTTTGGTGCTTATGCTAAAAAATATCTAAATAATTTTAGATTTACTTTAGGAGCAGGATTCCAACATGGAGATTATAAGGGAGATAGAACAGCCTTAGGTTATGGAGTAACTGATACAAGAAAATACTCTGAAAATTATCATGACAGAGGATTTAATATCTATGGAAATACAAAATATTCAAAAGAACTTGGAAACAACTTCTTCTTTGAACCATCAGTAACTTTAGAATATAGCTATGTAGACCAAGATGGAGTAAAAGAATATGGTGTTCTTGCAATAGAAACAGATTCTAAAACTTTTGACTATCTATCTGGAACAGTTAATCTTGATTTAAGAAAAAATATAACATCTGATACTCTTACTCATTCATTTATAAGTGGTGTATCTTATGAGAGAATGCTTTCAGGTTATGACAGTGAATATATCACTGGAAGAATAATCGGTAGAGAAAAATTAGGAAAAGATTTTGATATTCTTGTCCCTGAAAAAGAAAAAGATACATTATCTCTAAATTTAAGATATGAACTTGAAACAGAAAAAGGATTAATGTTTGATGTAAAAGGCTCATATAGATTTGAACATGATAATAATGATGATGAATGGATAATAGGAACAGGTATAGGATATAAATTCTAA